The genome window GAAGGGGTAGCAGAACCTAAAATACAGACAGCTTTTTCTTTTTTTGATCTAACTATGGCAAGATCTCGGGCATGATACGCAACGGAATCTTGTGATTTATAACTACTGTCATGCTCTTCATCAATAATTATTAAACCTAGATTTTGTATTGAGGAAAATATAGAAGTTCTAACACCCAATACAACTTTAGCCAATCCAAGATGAATTTTAAACCATTCAATTTCATATTCTAAATTTGTAAGTCCTGAATGAACTATTGCTAAATCTAGACCGAAAAGAGCTCTAAACCTTGAAGTCATTTGTGGTGTTAATGATATTTCAGGAACTAAAATTAATACTGTTTTTTGTTTAGATAAAATATATTGAGCATATTTTAAATAAATTTCTGTTTTTCCAGAACCAGTAACTCCATGTAATAAAACAACCCCTTCATTCAACGTAATTAAATTTTCGTATACTTCACTTTGCTCTTTATTCAAATGTATTTCATCTCTTTTAGGATATTGAATTTCTCCTTTTAATTTTTCCTTTTTTTGATTATAAATAAGAGTATATTCTTCTTTTTGAATACATTTAATATAGTTACTTATTCTTTTAAATAATATGTTATGTTTTGTAGTATTCCATAAAAATTGTGGCGCAATTAATGGAATAATTTTTTCAATTGGATGTAAATAATATTCAGATATCCAAAGTAGATAAGAAATATATTGTTTAGATAAATGCCTTGTATAAGGAACTTCTTGAATAATACTTTGACAAACAAAACTAGGTTCTTCGCAAAATTCTAGAAATATAGCGACATAAATTTTGATATTTTTCCCTGAACGCATTGGTACTAAACAAAATGTGCCTTCTATTATATCAAATAAATTTATTGGTATGGAGTAAGTTAGCAGCAGTCCCGTTGAGCCAACTACTCCAAATTTGCCAAATTTTATTTTGCCTAATTCAGATGCCATATTACCTGCCCTATTCATTCCTTCACTTAACACAAAACAGATCTCTTTCTTAATACCATCCTTTAAAAAAACAAGGATTAAATATTGAGCTAAATATTTCCAAGGTAAACTTAAAAATGCTAGTGTCTAAATTATTTTGATGATATACTTGTTGAAATTTAAAAGGACTTTTTTCCATGCTATTATCATATTTTAAAAACATTTTATTTTGTTTACTACTTTTATTTTGCACCATGAGTATAGCTGAAGAAGATAGATTAATAATCACGGGCAATAATTCCCGTGCTCCAAAAATTTATCTTGATGAAATGCAACATCCCAAAGGCTATTTAATTGAACTTATGAATATTATTACAAAAGAAATAAATTTAACTGCTGAATATAAATTACAAAATTGGCCTAAAGCAGTAGAAGATGCAAATCTTGGAAAATATGCTATAATTGGTTTTTCACGTTCAAATGAAAGACTTAAGATTTTTGATTTTTCAGAAGAACCACTTTACTATGATAAAATAGTAGTCGTTACTACAAAAAAAAATCCATTAAAATTTGAGACTTATGAAGACTTGAAAAATAAAAAAATAGCCGCTCTGCGTGGAGCAAATTATGGTTATATCTTTGAAAAAATGCTCAAAGAAAATGGTTTTAACTATGTAGAAACCTTTAGTATAGAAAGCCAATTAGAACTTCTTTTACAAGATAAAATAGATGGATTTTTAATTGGTCCTGGGGCTGAAGGTTTGAATAGTGCCATAATGGGTGCCAAAAATCCTGAAATTCAAAAAAGACGAAATGAGTTTAGGATCTTAAAAAAGCCTTTCAATCTAGACCCTAATTACATTGCAATCCTAAAATCACGGAATCAGAAACCACTTCTGAATAAAATTGATGAAGCACTAAAAAAATTAAAGGCTGAAGGAAAATTAAGTCACATATATGGAGACAAGTGAGATAAGCATATTCTAAAAAACTTGCTTACTTCTTCAAATTTTGCCATTTTCTTCTTAAACTGGGAATAAGAACTGTCTAACTAAGTTTGGATCCCATAAATTGGAGTTTCAATGGAAAAAATTCGCTATGCTTTTTTTGATTTTGATGGAACACTAATTTCGAAAGATTCTTTTTTAATCATCTTAAAAAAAATTATTTCAAATGAACCTTACCGGCTTTTTCTTTTATTATTATGGACGCCATTTTTATTAGCAACTGCAATTTTTAGACTGGATAAAACCTTTGCCAAGTCTGTCATACTTTGGAGCTTGACGGTTGGAAAAGATAAAAAACTTTGCGCACAATTTTTGCGAAATATTTTAGCCACAGAAAGCAATTCTCTTTTATTTACAGAAGTCATTCCTACATTTCAACAGTTAAAATCTCAAGGAATTGAAATTGTTATTGTCACAGCGTCAGGACAAACTTGGGTAAGAGGTATGCTACACGGTAAAGTACAAAATATTCGGCTTATCATTGGAAGTGAACTAACTTATTTTGCAGGCGGAGTTATTCTTAAATCGAAAAATTGTTATCAAGCAGAAAAGATAAAAAGA of Pigmentibacter sp. JX0631 contains these proteins:
- a CDS encoding transporter substrate-binding domain-containing protein, which translates into the protein MLLSYFKNILFCLLLLFCTMSIAEEDRLIITGNNSRAPKIYLDEMQHPKGYLIELMNIITKEINLTAEYKLQNWPKAVEDANLGKYAIIGFSRSNERLKIFDFSEEPLYYDKIVVVTTKKNPLKFETYEDLKNKKIAALRGANYGYIFEKMLKENGFNYVETFSIESQLELLLQDKIDGFLIGPGAEGLNSAIMGAKNPEIQKRRNEFRILKKPFNLDPNYIAILKSRNQKPLLNKIDEALKKLKAEGKLSHIYGDK
- a CDS encoding HAD-IB family phosphatase, translating into MEKIRYAFFDFDGTLISKDSFLIILKKIISNEPYRLFLLLLWTPFLLATAIFRLDKTFAKSVILWSLTVGKDKKLCAQFLRNILATESNSLLFTEVIPTFQQLKSQGIEIVIVTASGQTWVRGMLHGKVQNIRLIIGSELTYFAGGVILKSKNCYQAEKIKRIEKILGTNIEWHSGWSDHIADLPMLSLAKERHIICPKKKHLKIFEKNLNGNFKLHNWKAKENI